The Humulus lupulus chromosome 3, drHumLupu1.1, whole genome shotgun sequence genome window below encodes:
- the LOC133823146 gene encoding uncharacterized protein LOC133823146, whose product MQGGVKRDRWGYDVRSSSDACISAINDYYDQVLIYGRERSVILKATLHDRDCVLANILVAHYLSSSDPSQALFYLHAAASRLEQATSYEKAVFDAVNSLISENRDDDVALEMHFKLLDDFPKDLASLKRAQVICFYMGRADLSLTLVQQVLPQNQLENYIYGLLAFPLLELGQMEEAEKAARKALEINKVDCWAQHNFCHVLQYECRFKEAVQFMEDCSSSWASLSSFMITHNWWHVALCYMEGHSAIERIVEVYDQHIWKELERADASVPEVYLNAVGLLLRVHVRGEIDVFRDHLKSLASCLTDQRNWFMEWHFDVLILWALAYSNELSKAEDLLKGLRSRFLKMNSKKQQLMQRGMWLAEAMYEYGKGNYKQALDFLEPDFDAVDYKIIGASDEQVDVFNEVWYSMLLNTGQALKVIEVLGARIKKRQGVPFLWRLLERAYTIVGSKEATIVGEKAKVLETAYFK is encoded by the exons ATGCAGGGAGGTGTCAAAAGAGATCGATGGGGTTACGACGTGAGGAGCTCTTCAGACGCTTGCATCTCGGCCATCAACGACTACTACGACCAG GTGTTAATTTATGGGAGAGAGAGGTCTGTGATTTTGAAAGCGACCTTACATGACCGAGACTGCGTTTTGGCCAACATTTTGGTTGCTCATTACCTTTCCTCCTCGGACCCTTCTCAAGCTCTCTTCTATCTTCATGCTGCGGCATCTCGACTC GAACAAGCTACATCGTACGAGAAAGCAGTTTTCGATGCTGTCAATAGTTTGATTTCTGAGAACAGAGACGACGATGTTGCTCTTGAGATGCATTTCAAG CTCCTGGATGATTTTCCAAAAGATTTGGCCTCTTTGAAAAGGGCCCAAGTGATCTGCTTCTACATGGGACGAGCCGATTTGTCGCTGACTCTAGTTCAGCAG GTGCTTCCTCAAAATCAACTAGAAAATTACATATACGGTTTGCTTGCTTTTCCTTTGTTGGAGCTAGGCCAAATGGAAGAGGCTGAAAAAGCTGCAAGAAAAGCATTAGAGATTAACAAGGTCGATTGCTGGGCCCAGCATAAT TTCTGCCATGTTCTTCAGTATGAATGTCGTTTTAAAGAAGCTGTACAATTCATGGAAGATTGCTCATCTTCGTGGGCTTCTTTGTCATCATTTAT GATCACACACAACTGGTGGCATGTAGCACTTTGTTACATGGAGGGTCATTCGGCTATCGAAAGAATTGTAGAGGTCTATGATCAACATATTTGGAAGGAGTTAGAAAGAGCTGATGCATCAGTTCCAGAG GTTTACTTGAATGCCGTGGGATTGTTATTGCGAGTGCATGTTCGTGGTGAAATTGATGTTTTTAGGGACCATCTAAAATCTTTAGCAAGTTGCCTTACAGATCAA CGAAACTGGTTTATGGAGTGGCACTTTGATGTGTTGATACTGTGGGCACTGGCCTATTCTAACGAGCTTTCTAAAGCTGAAGATTTACTCAAAGGCTTAAGATCCAG ATTTTTGAAGATGAATAGCAAGAAACAACAATTGATGCAGAGAGGAATGTGG CTAGCAGAAGCCATGTATGAGTACGGGAAAGGTAATTACAAACAAGCACTGGATTTTCTGGAGCCTGACTTCGATGCTGTTGACTACAAG ATTATTGGGGCCTCTGATGAGCAAGTTGATGTGTTCAATGAAGTCTGGTACTCAATGTTGTTGAATACTGGACAAGCTTTGAAAG TGATTGAAGTACTTGGAGCAAGAATTAAAAAGAGGCAAGGAGTCCCTTTCTTGTGGAGGCTTCTG gAAAGAGCGTACACCATAGTTGGTAGCAAAGAAGCGACTATTGTAGGTGAGAAGGCCAAAGTTTTGGAGACTGCATATTTCAAATAG